The following coding sequences are from one Musa acuminata AAA Group cultivar baxijiao chromosome BXJ1-6, Cavendish_Baxijiao_AAA, whole genome shotgun sequence window:
- the LOC103988205 gene encoding sphinganine C4-monooxygenase 2 → MEYSLPSDEILAIVVPILVYWVYSGVYLMLGSLDNYRLHSRKDEDVKNLVSKLQVVKGVLLQQLVQAAVAFLVFKITGDDHSAAATNDSASFLSLVRQFVVAMFVLDTWQYFWHRYMHLNKFLYRHVHSWHHRLVVPYSFGSQYNHPVEGLLLDTFGGGLAFILSGMSPRTSIFFFSFATIKGIDDHCGLWLPGNIFHLFFWNNTAYHDVHHQLYGNKYNFSQPFFITWDMILGTHMPYKLERRAGGGLEARPLNRRS, encoded by the exons ATGGAGTATTCTCTGCCTTCCGATGAGATCTTAGCCATTGTAGTGCCCATTCTGGTTTACTGGGTTTACTCCGGCGTATACTTGATGCTTGGCTCCCTCGACAACTATCGGTTGCACTCGAGAAAAGATGAGGACGTCAAGAACTTGGTCTCCAAGCTCCAGGTGGTGAAGGGAGTTCTTCTCCAGCAGCTGGTTCAAGCTGCTGTTGCCTTCCTCGTGTTTAAG ATTACAGGTGATGATCACAGTGCAGCAGCCACAAACGATTCGGCCTCGTTTCTCTCGCTGGTGAGGCAGTTCGTCGTCGCCATGTTCGTTCTCGATACATGGCAATACTTCTGGCACCGATACATGCACCTGAACAAGTTCTTGTACCGCCACGTCCATTCATGGCACCACCGCCTCGTCGTCCCATACTCCTTCGGCAGCCAATACAACCACCCGGTAGAAGGGCTTCTCTTGGACACCTTCGGCGGCGGCCTCGCCTTCATTCTCTCGGGCATGTCGCCCAGAacctccatcttcttcttctccttcgccaCCATCAAAGGGATAGATGACCACTGCGGGCTGTGGCTTCCCGGGAACATCTTCCACCTGTTCTTCTGGAACAACACCGCGTATCATGATGTCCATCATCAGCTCTACGGCAACAAGTACAACTTCTCGCAGCCATTCTTCATCACATGGGACATGATCTTGGGAACACACATGCCTTACAAGCTGGAGAGGAGGGCTGGCGGTGGTCTTGAAGCTCGACCACTGAACCGCCGGTCTTGA
- the LOC135675726 gene encoding protein EMBRYO DEFECTIVE 514-like translates to MGDEHAEKPQVPEGGGLVAEEVPSESGSGTEKRGREEDDEEDCGLKRQKVEGSWEEEKTDGVDGKREGGGDLEVSGCGDGRESEAANVGPKGFKSSVEMFEYFLKLLRSWSPDLDINKYEHMVLLDLLKKGHPEPAKKIGA, encoded by the exons ATGGGGGACGAGCACGCAGAGAAGCCCCAGGTCCCCGAGGGAGGCGGGCTTGTGGCCGAGGAGGTTCCGTCCGAGAGCGGAAGCGGCACTGAGAAAAGGGGACGGGAAGAGGACGACGAGGAGGACTGTGGTTTGAAGAGACAGAAGGTGGAGGGGTCTTGGGAAGAAGAAAAGACGGATGGAGTTGACGGAAAGAGGGAAGGTGGAGGCGATCTGGAGGTGAGCGGGTGTGGGGACGGGAGGGAATCGGAGGCAGCGAATGTCGGGCCGAAGGGATTTAAGTCGTCCGTGGAGATGTTTGAGTACTTCTTGAAACTTCTCCGTTCCTGGTCGCCCGATCTGGATATCAACAAG TATGAGCACATGGTACTGCTGGACTTGTTGAAGAAGGGGCATCCTGAACCTGCTAAGAAGATTGGAGCATGA